In a genomic window of Periophthalmus magnuspinnatus isolate fPerMag1 chromosome 3, fPerMag1.2.pri, whole genome shotgun sequence:
- the dut gene encoding deoxyuridine 5'-triphosphate nucleotidohydrolase, mitochondrial, whose product MPALDTIDASAVSPSKRTRLEETSADRPVLRFAKLSEHATPPTRGSARAAGYDLYSAYDYVVGPMDKAIVKTDIQIAVPPGHYGRVAPRSGLAAKHFIDVGAGVVDEDYRGNVGVVLFNFNKEPFEVKKGDRVAQLVCEKICYPDLEELETLDETERGAGGFGSTGRN is encoded by the exons ATGCCCGCTTTAGACACGATAGACGCATCTGCTGTTTCCCCGTCAAAGAGAACGAGGCTGGAGGAGACATCTGCAGACAGACCCGTCCTGAGGTTCGCCAAACTGTCCGAGCACGCGACCCCCCCGACCCGAGGATCCGCCAGAGCTGCAGGATACGACCTCTACAG CGCGTACGATTATGTTGTTGGACCCATGGATAAGGCCATTGTGAAAACAGACATCCAGATAGCAGTTCCACCTGGTCACTACGGGAGAGTGG CTCCCAGGTCTGGGCTCGCGGCGAAGCACTTCATCGACGTTGGAG CCGGAGTCGTGGACGAGGACTACAGAGGAAACGTGGGAGTCGTCCTCTTCAACTTCAACAAGGAGCCATTTGAAG TGAAAAAAGGCGACAGAGTGGCTCAGCTCGTCTGTGAGAAAATCTGTTACCCCGATTTAGAAGAACTGGAG ACTCTTGATGAGACGGAGCGAGGAGCTGGAGGTTTTGGATCCACTGGACGAAACTGA